In Sphingobium sp. Z007, one DNA window encodes the following:
- a CDS encoding MBL fold metallo-hydrolase, whose protein sequence is MATPFDPADLPTGVLMSLSPLVARVLAPNPSPFTYTGTQTYVVGIEAVAVIDPGPADPDHLAALTAAIAGRPVMAIMCTHTHRDHSPAARPLSEMTGAPIIGCAPLTLEDDGPRSDAAFDAEYRPTQVLGDGEQVSGPGWTLEAVATPGHTSNHLCFALLEEKALFTGDHVMGWSTSVISPPDGDMSAYMRSMQRLLERDDRVYYPAHGEPIETPQRLVRGMMGHRKQREGQILRYMERNGESAIPDMVAEMYKGVDPRLYGAAGRSVLAHLIDLDGRGLAAPVGDGRWQTL, encoded by the coding sequence ATGGCAACACCCTTCGATCCGGCCGACCTGCCGACCGGCGTCCTGATGTCGCTCTCTCCATTGGTGGCGCGGGTGCTGGCGCCCAATCCTTCGCCCTTCACCTATACCGGCACGCAGACCTATGTCGTGGGGATCGAGGCGGTCGCGGTGATCGATCCGGGGCCGGCGGACCCCGATCACCTGGCGGCGCTGACCGCGGCGATCGCGGGGCGGCCGGTGATGGCCATTATGTGTACCCACACCCATCGCGACCATAGCCCCGCTGCGCGGCCGCTAAGCGAGATGACCGGCGCGCCGATCATCGGCTGCGCGCCGCTGACGCTGGAGGATGACGGGCCGCGGTCGGACGCCGCCTTCGACGCCGAATATCGGCCAACCCAAGTGCTGGGCGATGGCGAGCAGGTGAGCGGGCCGGGGTGGACGCTGGAGGCGGTGGCGACGCCGGGGCATACGTCCAACCATCTCTGCTTCGCTTTGCTGGAAGAGAAGGCGCTGTTTACCGGCGATCATGTGATGGGCTGGTCGACCAGCGTGATCTCCCCGCCCGATGGCGACATGAGCGCTTATATGCGGTCGATGCAGCGCCTGCTGGAGCGGGACGATCGCGTTTATTATCCCGCGCATGGCGAACCAATCGAGACGCCGCAGCGGCTGGTGCGGGGCATGATGGGCCATCGCAAGCAGCGCGAGGGGCAGATTTTGCGCTACATGGAGCGCAATGGCGAGAGCGCCATCCCCGACATGGTGGCGGAAATGTACAAGGGCGTCGATCCGCGGCTTTATGGCGCGGCGGGGCGATCGGTGCTGGCGCATCTGATCGACCTGGACGGCCGGGGGCTGGCCGCGCCAGTCGGGGACGGCCGATGGCAGACGCTTTGA
- a CDS encoding tyrosine recombinase XerC: MTPALPERWRQHLALDRRRSVHTVRAYVATAERLIAFLEEHRGEAVSPAMLANIDQADLRAFLTARRMDGIGNLSAARELSAVRGFLKFIGGDDARVPQLKGPRVKRGLPRPISPDEAVALAQDIAETAREGWIGARDWAVLLLLYGAGLRIGEAMGLAGDILPLGDTLRVTGKRGKTRIVPLLPQVRAAIDAYVAACPYPPARDQPLFRGARGGPLSPALIRRAVQGARGRLGLSDRTTPHALRHSFATHLLGRGADLRSLQELLGHASLSSTQVYTQVDAAHLLDIYRNAHPRA, encoded by the coding sequence ATGACCCCCGCCCTCCCCGAACGCTGGCGCCAGCATCTCGCCCTCGACCGGCGGCGCTCGGTCCACACCGTGCGCGCCTATGTCGCCACGGCCGAGCGGCTGATCGCCTTCCTCGAAGAGCATCGCGGTGAAGCGGTCAGCCCGGCCATGCTTGCGAACATCGACCAAGCCGACTTGCGCGCCTTCCTCACCGCGCGGCGCATGGACGGGATCGGCAACCTCTCCGCCGCCCGCGAACTATCCGCCGTGCGCGGCTTCCTCAAATTTATCGGCGGCGACGACGCCCGCGTCCCGCAACTCAAGGGGCCACGGGTCAAGCGCGGCCTCCCCCGCCCCATCTCCCCCGACGAAGCTGTCGCCCTGGCGCAGGACATCGCCGAAACCGCGCGTGAAGGCTGGATTGGCGCGCGCGACTGGGCGGTGCTGCTGCTGCTCTACGGCGCGGGCCTGCGCATCGGTGAGGCGATGGGGCTGGCCGGCGACATATTGCCGCTGGGCGACACGCTGCGCGTCACCGGCAAGCGGGGCAAGACCCGCATCGTTCCGCTGCTGCCGCAGGTGCGCGCCGCGATCGACGCCTATGTCGCAGCCTGTCCCTATCCGCCCGCCCGCGACCAGCCGCTGTTCCGCGGCGCACGCGGCGGACCGCTGTCCCCCGCGCTCATCCGCCGGGCGGTGCAGGGGGCGCGCGGACGACTGGGCCTCTCCGATCGCACCACGCCCCACGCACTGCGCCACAGTTTCGCGACCCATTTGCTGGGCCGGGGCGCGGACCTGCGATCCTTGCAGGAGCTGCTCGGTCATGCCAGCCTGTCCTCGACCCAGGTCTATACCCAGGTCGATGCCGCGCACCTGCTCGATATCTATCGCAACGCCCATCCCAGGGCGTGA
- a CDS encoding penicillin-binding protein activator has protein sequence MFAAAKRGARCAFMGAALFLAACQSIVPKGPGPVAPTGPTRPTGPEVVQGLPTDATRHRVALLVPMSGPNAGVGQSIANATTLALMDTKTDRVRITTYDTALGAAAAVNRALADGNRLVLGPLLAEDARVIGPIAARANVPVISFSNDASIAGSGVYVLGYNTAQSIDRVVGFARGKGLSRFGALVPRGTYGERAGNALLRAVEQAGGTVVSMQTFDRTPASITAAVKKLQASSSYDALLIADSGRVALQVAPIVRKNGGATARLLGTELWNTEGTLAASPVLRGAWFASVSDALYRQLATKYRARYGSAPFRLSSLGYDSVLLTVRIAQDWKPGSPFPAARLRDAGGFSGIDGAFRFNRAGVAERALVVSEVGAGAVTVADPAPRGFGE, from the coding sequence ATGTTCGCGGCGGCAAAGCGCGGCGCGCGTTGCGCCTTCATGGGGGCGGCGCTGTTCCTGGCCGCCTGTCAATCGATCGTGCCGAAGGGGCCGGGGCCAGTCGCGCCCACCGGCCCGACCCGGCCGACCGGCCCCGAAGTGGTGCAGGGCCTGCCGACCGACGCCACCCGCCACCGCGTCGCGCTGCTGGTGCCGATGAGCGGCCCCAATGCGGGCGTGGGCCAATCGATCGCCAACGCCACCACGCTGGCGCTGATGGATACGAAGACCGACCGGGTGCGCATCACCACCTACGACACCGCGCTCGGCGCGGCAGCGGCGGTGAACCGGGCGCTGGCCGATGGCAACCGCCTGGTCCTTGGCCCGTTGCTGGCGGAGGACGCCCGCGTCATCGGCCCGATCGCCGCACGCGCCAACGTGCCGGTCATCAGCTTCTCCAACGACGCCAGCATCGCAGGCAGCGGCGTCTATGTGCTGGGCTATAACACCGCCCAGTCGATCGACCGCGTCGTCGGCTTCGCTAGGGGCAAGGGTCTATCCCGCTTCGGCGCGCTGGTGCCGCGCGGCACTTATGGCGAACGGGCAGGCAATGCGCTGCTGCGCGCGGTCGAGCAGGCCGGCGGCACGGTGGTTTCCATGCAGACGTTCGACCGGACCCCTGCCTCCATCACCGCAGCGGTCAAGAAATTGCAGGCGTCGTCCAGCTATGACGCGCTGCTGATCGCCGACAGCGGCCGCGTCGCACTCCAGGTCGCGCCGATCGTGCGCAAAAATGGCGGCGCGACCGCGCGGCTGCTGGGCACGGAATTGTGGAATACGGAAGGCACGCTGGCCGCCAGCCCCGTCCTGCGCGGCGCCTGGTTCGCCAGCGTGTCCGACGCGCTCTACCGCCAGCTCGCGACCAAATATCGCGCCCGCTACGGCAGCGCGCCCTTCCGCCTGTCCTCGCTTGGCTATGATTCGGTGCTGCTGACGGTACGGATCGCGCAAGACTGGAAGCCGGGTTCTCCCTTCCCCGCCGCGCGCCTGCGCGACGCGGGCGGCTTTTCCGGCATCGACGGCGCGTTCCGCTTCAACCGCGCCGGCGTCGCCGAACGCGCGCTGGTAGTCAGCGAAGTCGGCGCCGGCGCCGTAACCGTCGCCGATCCCGCCCCCAGGGGCTTTGGGGAGTAA
- the nadA gene encoding quinolinate synthase NadA: MNAITGIPQGTDLRAEIDRLRKERNAVILGHYYQSPEIQDLSDFVGDSLELSRKAAETDADVIAFCGVRFMAETAKILSPQKIVVLPDMDAGCSLEDSCPPAQFKAFREAHPDHIALSYINCSAEVKALSDIIVTSSSAEKILAQIPKEQKIIFGPDKHLGGYLKRKLGRDMLLWPGVCIVHEAFSETELLKLKVQHPDAPIAAHPECPPYIVDHADYVGSTSGILDFAKTMPGDTLIVATEPHIIHQMEKAVPHKHFIGAPGADGNCNCNICPYMALNTLEKLYLALRDLQPRIEMDETLRLQAKKSLDRMLEMASGTVGQGDVGARP; this comes from the coding sequence ATGAACGCGATCACGGGAATCCCGCAGGGCACCGACCTGCGCGCCGAAATCGACCGGCTGCGCAAGGAGCGCAACGCCGTCATCCTCGGCCATTATTACCAGTCGCCTGAAATTCAGGATTTGTCGGACTTTGTCGGCGACTCGCTGGAATTGTCGCGCAAGGCGGCGGAGACGGATGCGGACGTGATCGCCTTCTGCGGCGTGCGCTTCATGGCGGAAACGGCCAAGATATTGTCGCCGCAGAAGATCGTGGTGCTGCCGGATATGGATGCCGGATGCAGCCTGGAGGACAGCTGTCCGCCCGCCCAGTTCAAAGCGTTCCGGGAAGCGCATCCCGATCATATTGCGCTGAGCTACATCAATTGTTCGGCCGAGGTGAAGGCGCTGTCGGACATCATCGTGACGTCCTCGTCCGCCGAGAAAATCCTGGCGCAGATCCCCAAGGAGCAGAAGATCATCTTCGGCCCCGACAAGCATCTGGGCGGTTACCTGAAGCGCAAGCTGGGCCGCGACATGCTGTTGTGGCCGGGCGTGTGCATCGTGCATGAGGCGTTCAGTGAGACCGAACTGCTCAAGCTCAAGGTGCAGCACCCCGACGCGCCGATCGCGGCGCATCCCGAATGTCCGCCCTATATCGTCGACCATGCCGATTATGTCGGATCGACCAGCGGCATATTGGATTTCGCCAAGACGATGCCGGGCGACACGCTGATCGTCGCGACCGAACCGCACATCATCCATCAGATGGAAAAGGCGGTGCCGCACAAGCATTTCATCGGCGCGCCGGGCGCGGACGGCAACTGCAACTGCAATATCTGTCCCTATATGGCGCTCAACACGCTGGAGAAGCTGTATCTGGCGCTGCGCGATTTGCAGCCGCGCATCGAGATGGACGAGACGCTGCGCTTGCAGGCGAAGAAAAGCCTGGACCGGATGCTGGAAATGGCGAGCGGCACGGTGGGCCAGGGGGATGTGGGCGCGCGGCCATGA
- a CDS encoding DUF4230 domain-containing protein, with translation MADALRRYAGPIGAALLILGVGAAMLAGWQRYDRDYVVAVEDDGSAVTKIIAEKIAGASDLRVSRLSGTIQSTAQDVRGFGWLKSDQVVKMPYSVDYFIDLSKLDASDLEWDETRRTLIVNAPDVTADKPNVDEARRTLVRTSGLFVTRAAGEALSRQVSAHAQSRAAASARSPERMAQAREYGRAAVGKIMGAPLAAMGFTDARVIVTFPSERRSQDQWDVTTPINEVLANRRPQR, from the coding sequence ATGGCAGACGCTTTGAGGCGGTATGCTGGGCCGATCGGCGCTGCGCTGCTGATCCTGGGTGTGGGCGCGGCGATGCTAGCCGGCTGGCAGCGCTATGATCGCGACTATGTGGTGGCGGTCGAGGATGACGGGTCGGCGGTGACGAAGATCATCGCGGAGAAGATTGCGGGCGCGAGCGATCTGCGCGTTTCGCGGCTGAGCGGCACGATCCAGAGCACGGCGCAGGATGTGCGTGGCTTTGGTTGGCTGAAATCCGATCAGGTGGTGAAAATGCCCTATTCCGTGGATTATTTCATCGACCTGTCGAAGTTGGACGCCAGCGACCTGGAGTGGGACGAGACGCGCCGCACGCTGATCGTCAATGCGCCCGATGTGACGGCGGACAAACCCAATGTCGATGAAGCGCGCCGGACGCTGGTGCGCACCAGCGGGCTGTTCGTGACGCGGGCGGCGGGCGAGGCGTTGAGCCGGCAAGTGTCCGCCCATGCGCAATCGCGGGCTGCGGCGTCTGCCCGGTCGCCCGAACGCATGGCGCAGGCGCGCGAATATGGCCGGGCGGCGGTGGGCAAGATCATGGGGGCGCCACTTGCTGCGATGGGCTTTACCGATGCGCGGGTGATTGTCACCTTCCCGTCGGAAAGACGCAGCCAGGACCAGTGGGACGTGACCACGCCGATCAATGAGGTACTGGCCAACAGGCGGCCACAGCGCTAG
- the rsmI gene encoding 16S rRNA (cytidine(1402)-2'-O)-methyltransferase, with amino-acid sequence METRTSGLEPGLYIVAGPIGNLGDLTPRGAEVLRLADVVAVEDTRVSARLLRHAGSDRPMVPYHDHSPENVRQRLVDRMAGESVALLSDAGTPLISDPGYKLVRDARAAGRRITTLPGPSAAIAALTLSGLPTDRFLFMGFLPSKAKARGDALDEVAGLRATLVFYESGPRLSESLSAMAAHLGDRDAAVSREISKTFEETACGTLSELSARYADAPPKGEIVVTVGPPGDAPPASAEDADAALLEALTRLSVSKAAGEVAKKLGLDRRTLYDRATELKG; translated from the coding sequence ATGGAAACTCGAACTTCTGGGCTTGAGCCTGGGCTTTATATCGTGGCGGGGCCGATCGGCAACCTTGGTGACCTCACGCCGCGCGGGGCGGAAGTCCTGCGGCTGGCCGATGTGGTCGCCGTGGAAGATACACGGGTAAGCGCGCGATTGCTGCGCCATGCCGGGTCCGACCGGCCGATGGTGCCCTATCATGACCATAGCCCCGAAAATGTGCGGCAGCGGCTGGTGGATCGAATGGCGGGCGAATCGGTGGCGTTGCTGTCGGACGCGGGGACGCCGCTGATTTCCGATCCGGGCTATAAGCTGGTGCGTGATGCGCGGGCGGCGGGGCGCCGGATTACGACATTGCCGGGGCCAAGCGCGGCGATCGCGGCGTTGACTTTGTCGGGGCTGCCGACCGATCGGTTCCTGTTCATGGGGTTCCTGCCGAGCAAGGCGAAGGCGCGCGGGGACGCGCTGGACGAGGTGGCGGGGTTGCGCGCTACCTTGGTATTCTACGAAAGTGGCCCGCGATTGTCGGAAAGCCTGTCCGCCATGGCCGCGCATCTGGGGGATCGCGATGCGGCGGTGAGTCGCGAGATCAGCAAGACGTTCGAGGAAACGGCGTGTGGCACGCTGTCCGAACTGTCCGCCCGCTACGCCGATGCGCCGCCCAAAGGCGAGATCGTCGTCACCGTCGGCCCGCCCGGCGACGCGCCGCCCGCGAGCGCCGAGGATGCCGACGCGGCGTTGCTGGAGGCGCTGACCAGGCTGTCGGTGTCCAAGGCGGCGGGGGAGGTCGCCAAGAAGCTGGGGCTGGACCGGCGGACGTTGTATGATCGGGCTACGGAATTGAAGGGGTGA
- the gshB gene encoding glutathione synthase, whose product MTELNPLTVAMQMDPMEGIKIAGDSTFHIMLAAQARGHRLYHYLAPDLTFRDGRVLAKARPVNVQKVEGDHFAFGPAEVLDLGRDVDVVWMRQDPPFDLSYITATHLLERVQEETLVVNDPGSVRNAPEKLFVLDYARFMPPTMIARDLAEVKSFLAEHGEIVVKPLYGNGGVAVFHVGSNGANLSSLVELFKASWVEPFMAQAFIPGVAQGDKRIVLIDGEVAGAVNRIPGKGEIRSNLAVGGSAAKTQLTDREREICAAMGPELKARGLLFVGIDVIGGEWLTEINVTSPTGIVSIDAFDGIDTGGMIWDAIDARLAARAAG is encoded by the coding sequence ATGACCGAACTCAACCCCCTGACCGTCGCGATGCAGATGGACCCGATGGAGGGCATCAAGATTGCTGGCGATTCGACCTTCCACATCATGCTGGCGGCGCAGGCGCGGGGGCACAGGCTCTATCATTATCTGGCGCCCGATCTGACCTTCCGTGACGGCCGGGTGCTGGCAAAGGCGCGGCCGGTCAATGTGCAGAAGGTTGAAGGCGATCACTTCGCCTTTGGCCCGGCAGAGGTGCTGGACCTGGGCCGCGACGTCGATGTGGTGTGGATGCGGCAGGACCCGCCGTTCGACCTGAGTTACATCACCGCCACACATTTGCTGGAGCGCGTGCAGGAAGAGACGCTGGTGGTGAATGACCCCGGCAGCGTCCGCAACGCGCCCGAAAAACTGTTCGTGCTGGACTATGCGCGCTTCATGCCGCCGACGATGATCGCACGCGATCTGGCCGAGGTTAAGAGCTTTCTGGCCGAGCATGGCGAGATCGTGGTGAAGCCGCTCTACGGCAATGGCGGCGTGGCGGTGTTCCATGTCGGCAGCAATGGCGCGAACCTGTCTTCGCTGGTGGAATTGTTCAAGGCGTCCTGGGTCGAGCCGTTCATGGCGCAGGCGTTCATCCCCGGCGTGGCGCAAGGGGACAAGCGCATCGTGTTGATCGACGGCGAAGTGGCGGGGGCGGTGAACCGGATTCCCGGCAAGGGCGAAATCCGGTCGAACCTGGCGGTCGGCGGCTCAGCGGCAAAGACGCAGCTGACCGACAGGGAGCGCGAAATCTGCGCGGCGATGGGGCCGGAGCTCAAGGCGCGGGGTTTGCTGTTCGTCGGAATCGACGTGATCGGCGGCGAGTGGCTGACCGAGATCAATGTGACGTCGCCGACGGGCATCGTGTCGATCGATGCGTTTGACGGGATCGATACCGGCGGCATGATCTGGGACGCGATCGACGCCCGGCTGGCGGCGCGGGCGGCTGGTTGA
- a CDS encoding DUF4112 domain-containing protein, whose translation MAISQDQFDRLARDIPGFGRDPASIRRRIEAMEAMLEGLFVIPGTNRRVGLDSLVGLIPVVGDLATAAMGAWIVWEARNLGMSKWQITRMAANVGVDTLVGAIPFAGDLFDFLYKSNTKNLRIIRKHLDRHHPATATIDL comes from the coding sequence ATGGCGATTTCGCAGGACCAGTTCGACCGGCTAGCGCGAGACATCCCCGGCTTTGGCCGCGACCCCGCGTCCATCCGCCGCCGCATAGAGGCGATGGAAGCGATGCTGGAGGGACTGTTTGTCATTCCCGGCACCAACCGCCGCGTGGGCCTCGACAGCCTGGTCGGGCTGATCCCGGTCGTGGGCGACCTTGCCACCGCGGCGATGGGCGCATGGATTGTATGGGAAGCCCGGAACCTGGGCATGTCGAAATGGCAGATCACCCGCATGGCCGCCAATGTCGGCGTCGATACGCTGGTCGGCGCGATCCCCTTTGCCGGCGACCTGTTCGACTTTCTTTACAAGTCCAACACGAAAAATCTGCGCATCATCCGCAAGCATCTCGATCGGCATCATCCCGCGACGGCGACGATCGACCTTTAA
- a CDS encoding ribonuclease T, with protein MLKKLLPVVALAMPGVAMAQANQCRLPEVIARPKAEGPSADEPKRVLPIGYYTLAVSWSPQYCKTARGGARDAFQCQSGNGFAFTLHGLWPDGYGKEWPQYCKPAAPLPRKVIRDHLCATPSVQLIQHEWVKHGTCIPTTPTKFFALSRKLYSALRYPDMTALAARPTLSARDFAQAFAAENKGMVADGIRLNVTRDGSLSEVWICMDRKYRYISCPAQQGGVKDRAQLRIEPQG; from the coding sequence ATGCTTAAGAAGCTGTTGCCCGTCGTTGCGCTTGCCATGCCGGGTGTCGCCATGGCGCAGGCCAATCAGTGCCGCCTGCCCGAAGTGATCGCGCGTCCAAAGGCCGAAGGTCCAAGCGCCGATGAGCCCAAGCGCGTGCTGCCGATCGGCTATTACACGCTGGCCGTCAGCTGGTCCCCGCAATATTGCAAGACGGCGCGGGGTGGGGCGCGTGATGCCTTCCAGTGCCAGTCTGGCAATGGGTTCGCCTTCACCCTGCATGGCCTGTGGCCCGACGGCTATGGCAAGGAATGGCCGCAATATTGCAAGCCCGCAGCGCCCCTGCCGCGCAAGGTGATCCGCGATCATCTGTGCGCGACCCCCTCGGTCCAGTTGATCCAGCATGAATGGGTCAAGCATGGCACCTGTATACCCACGACGCCGACCAAATTCTTCGCCCTGTCCCGCAAGCTCTATTCTGCGCTGCGCTACCCCGACATGACGGCGCTGGCCGCGCGACCGACCCTGTCGGCACGGGATTTTGCGCAGGCCTTTGCGGCGGAAAACAAAGGCATGGTCGCCGACGGCATAAGGCTGAACGTCACGCGCGACGGATCGCTGAGCGAAGTATGGATCTGCATGGACCGCAAATATCGCTACATCAGCTGTCCGGCGCAGCAGGGCGGCGTTAAGGACCGCGCGCAGTTGCGGATCGAGCCGCAAGGCTGA
- a CDS encoding ABC transporter ATP-binding protein encodes MVTIAAQGLSVRLGRHAAVRDVEVTLEPGALVGVIGPNGAGKSTLIRTLLGLVKPAAGQVTIDGQDVAMMDRRAMARAVAYLPQGQTLHWPLAVERLVALGRLPHLGPLSRLTRDDEAAVEAAMVRADVLHLKGRVATELSGGERARVLLARALAVGARGLIADEPLAALDPGHQIDVMDLLRGEARGGALVVTVLHDLGMAARYCDRLLLMDDGALVADGAPVNVLTAEALARVYGVTARIERDGDVPLIVTMGRVNG; translated from the coding sequence ATGGTGACGATTGCGGCACAGGGGCTGTCGGTGCGGCTTGGCCGTCATGCGGCGGTGCGGGATGTAGAGGTGACATTGGAGCCGGGGGCTTTGGTGGGCGTGATCGGTCCTAACGGAGCGGGTAAATCCACGCTTATCCGAACGCTGCTGGGGCTGGTGAAGCCGGCGGCGGGGCAGGTGACGATCGACGGACAGGATGTGGCGATGATGGATCGGCGGGCGATGGCGCGCGCCGTTGCCTATCTGCCGCAGGGGCAGACGTTGCATTGGCCATTGGCGGTCGAGCGGCTGGTGGCGCTGGGGCGGTTGCCGCATCTGGGGCCCTTGTCGAGACTGACGCGCGATGACGAGGCGGCTGTCGAGGCGGCGATGGTGCGGGCCGATGTGCTACATCTGAAAGGCCGGGTCGCGACCGAATTGTCAGGGGGTGAGCGGGCGCGGGTGCTGCTGGCGCGAGCGCTGGCGGTGGGCGCGCGCGGGCTGATCGCGGACGAACCGCTCGCCGCGCTTGATCCGGGGCATCAGATCGATGTCATGGACCTGCTGCGCGGTGAGGCGCGGGGCGGGGCGCTGGTCGTCACGGTGTTGCACGACCTTGGCATGGCGGCGCGCTATTGTGACCGATTGTTGTTGATGGATGACGGCGCGCTGGTCGCTGACGGCGCGCCGGTGAACGTGCTGACGGCGGAGGCGCTGGCGCGGGTTTATGGCGTCACCGCGCGGATCGAGCGGGACGGGGACGTGCCGCTGATTGTGACCATGGGGCGGGTTAACGGATAA
- a CDS encoding DedA family protein, whose translation MTDWVLRLIDAGGYWGIFFLMILENVFPPIPSELIMGIGGIRVGQGRMDMGWLLLAGTIGTTVGNYFWYLVGHVLGFQRLKPLVDRYGRWATLEWRDVEALDRLFGKYGQIVVFVFRFMPAFRTMISLPAGLFRMGHVRFLLWTAGGALIWNVILAYAGYVLGQNFNDIDTYVGPVATACVVGAVILYLWRLATWRPKG comes from the coding sequence ATGACCGACTGGGTTCTGCGCCTAATCGATGCGGGCGGCTATTGGGGCATCTTTTTCCTGATGATCCTGGAAAATGTCTTTCCGCCGATCCCGTCCGAACTCATCATGGGCATTGGCGGCATCCGTGTCGGGCAGGGGCGGATGGACATGGGCTGGCTGCTGCTGGCCGGCACGATCGGCACCACGGTCGGTAATTATTTCTGGTATCTGGTCGGCCATGTGCTGGGGTTCCAGCGGTTGAAGCCGCTGGTCGATCGCTATGGCCGCTGGGCGACGCTGGAATGGCGGGATGTCGAGGCGCTGGACCGGCTGTTCGGCAAATATGGCCAGATCGTCGTCTTCGTCTTCCGCTTCATGCCCGCGTTCCGCACGATGATCTCGCTGCCCGCCGGGCTGTTTCGCATGGGGCATGTGCGCTTCCTGCTGTGGACGGCCGGCGGGGCGCTGATCTGGAACGTGATCCTGGCCTATGCGGGTTACGTGCTGGGGCAGAATTTCAATGACATCGATACCTATGTCGGCCCGGTGGCGACCGCCTGTGTGGTGGGGGCGGTGATCCTCTATCTCTGGCGGCTCGCGACCTGGCGGCCCAAGGGTTGA
- a CDS encoding YraN family protein, translated as MKREAAEKRGRQAERIAAWWLRLKGWQIVGRRMRTPAGEVDLVARRGAMIAFVEVKARASAAELDLAIDERRLARVAKAAEILWHDLAKPGDDMRIDVILLAPGRAPRHLANVWHGG; from the coding sequence GTGAAGAGAGAGGCGGCGGAGAAGCGCGGGCGGCAGGCCGAACGCATCGCCGCCTGGTGGCTGCGCCTGAAAGGCTGGCAGATTGTCGGCCGCCGGATGCGGACGCCCGCAGGCGAGGTCGATCTGGTCGCGCGGCGGGGGGCGATGATCGCCTTCGTGGAGGTCAAGGCGCGGGCGAGCGCTGCCGAACTGGACCTGGCGATCGACGAGCGGCGGCTGGCGCGGGTCGCGAAGGCGGCGGAAATCCTGTGGCATGATCTGGCGAAACCGGGGGACGACATGCGAATCGACGTCATCCTCCTTGCGCCCGGCCGCGCGCCGCGCCATCTGGCCAATGTCTGGCATGGGGGGTGA
- the nadC gene encoding carboxylating nicotinate-nucleotide diphosphorylase, whose protein sequence is MTFSLPVFSLAGFDLTAFVASTLAEDLGPDGRDVTSEAVIPADAVFDGVMDSRDDVTLAGLGIAIAFFRALDPDVAIELLHQDGDRVAAGTDILRIRGKARAMLTAERSALNTVQHLTGIATMTRTYVDAIDGTGATLLDTRKTIPGLRCLEKYATRMGGATNHRMGLWDAAMIKDNHVAVAGSVEEAVRRAVAAGVASIIVEVDRVDQIEPALSAGATHLLLDNMDAATLRVAVALVAGRVPTEASGGVTLETIRAKAQTGVTYISVGRLTQSAPAADIGLDFAYA, encoded by the coding sequence ATGACCTTCTCGCTTCCTGTTTTCAGCCTGGCCGGCTTCGACCTGACCGCCTTCGTCGCGTCCACCCTGGCTGAAGATCTCGGTCCCGATGGCCGAGACGTCACCAGCGAGGCGGTGATTCCGGCCGATGCGGTGTTCGACGGAGTGATGGACAGCCGGGATGACGTGACGCTGGCCGGGTTGGGAATTGCGATCGCGTTCTTCCGGGCGCTTGATCCCGATGTGGCGATCGAACTGCTGCATCAGGATGGCGACCGGGTGGCGGCGGGGACCGACATCCTGCGCATCCGGGGCAAGGCGCGGGCGATGCTGACCGCGGAGCGGTCCGCGCTCAACACGGTGCAGCATCTGACCGGCATCGCCACCATGACCCGCACCTATGTCGATGCGATCGACGGGACGGGCGCGACGTTGCTGGATACGCGCAAGACCATTCCGGGCCTGCGTTGCCTTGAGAAATATGCGACCCGCATGGGTGGGGCGACCAATCATCGCATGGGGCTTTGGGATGCGGCGATGATCAAGGACAATCATGTCGCGGTCGCCGGATCGGTCGAGGAAGCGGTACGCCGGGCGGTGGCGGCCGGGGTCGCCAGCATCATTGTGGAGGTCGATCGGGTGGACCAGATCGAACCCGCGCTAAGTGCAGGCGCGACCCATTTGCTGCTCGACAATATGGATGCGGCGACGTTGCGCGTGGCGGTGGCTCTGGTGGCCGGGCGCGTGCCGACCGAGGCGTCGGGCGGCGTCACGCTGGAGACGATCCGGGCCAAGGCGCAGACCGGCGTCACCTATATCAGTGTCGGGCGGCTGACCCAGTCGGCCCCGGCGGCCGATATCGGGCTGGATTTTGCTTATGCTTAA